The following proteins are encoded in a genomic region of Toxotes jaculatrix isolate fToxJac2 chromosome 3, fToxJac2.pri, whole genome shotgun sequence:
- the LOC121179946 gene encoding CTTNBP2 N-terminal-like protein, whose translation MLEFSKTPEGHMKSKLNMESLTKPELLMLFSILEGELEARDLVIDALKAQRKDLFIQERYGRYNLSDPFLALQRDSEVVGGQNKDPGCSSSTSNPLVVLKLVVSHCRRMQEKMLAQLAAAESRHRRVIADLEEEKRRHAEDTAEGDDVTYILEKERERLQQQLEFERSQVRRLEKEQRRITDQLEEERAQHKQLSCALAKECKWASARALEEGHRLTELSRKLDKEKEACQALKKELEDERRRALRMEARVEEQLAEFDTEREQLRSRLKKEEAHCCQLQQQVEELKRSLEEVTMMRDTAPAAGGKEWATKAPPGKTAVDTIKVEDIEEDRNQPPAQPKVNGHHCPVETNGHHGPNNTLSEKICLQNGNENPPVHQTQMSFSSCNASPSTLPPSSPCASPVLAQRPPGSPSPGSYQSPYQAGINQRFHAARHRFQGTTDPEPQSQATQPALPLSPKELSPVTSTSSPEASPVKQMARSTVTQVLSRFTTVQQSATAKLAAPNNSPFGTDYRSLAAPLSPVIGRAAAVLPQGIRSPTIPRADRGNPPPIPPKKPGLAQAPPSPAAVPRSASHFSDSPLSGSCGLTSGQEGVKELDMVVSSN comes from the exons GCCCAGCGTAAAGACCTGTTTATCCAGGAGCGCTATGGTAGGTACAACCTCAGCGACCCCTTCCTGGCCTTGCAGAGAGACAGCGAGGTCGTTGGGGGCCAGAACAAGGACCCAGGCtgttcttcctccacctccaacCCTCTGGTGGTTCTCAAACTGGTGGTGAGCCACTGCAGGAGGATGCAAGAGAAGATGTTGGCCCAGCTGGCCGCAGCGGAGAGCAGGCACAGGAGG GTCATTGCAGatctggaggaggaaaagaggaggcatgctgaggacacagcagagggagatgATGTCACTTACATcctggagaaggagagggagcgCTTACAACAACAG CTGGAGTTTGAGCGAAGCCAGGTCCGGCGGTTGGAAAAAGAACAGCGGCGGATTACCGACCAGCTAGAAGAAGAACGGGCCCAGCACAAACAGCTCTCCTGCGCTTTGGCCAAAGAGTGCAAGTGGGCAAGTGCCCGAGCTCTGGAAGAGGGTCACCGGCTGACTGAGCTGAGCCGTAAACTTGACAAG GAAAAGGAGGCTTGTCAGGCCCTGAAGAAAGAGctggaggatgagaggaggagagcccTTAGGATGGAGGCGagggtggaggagcagctggctGAGTTTGACACGGAGCGAGAACAACTCCGCTCACGACTGAAGAAGGAGGAAGCTCACTGTTGTCAGCTACAACAGCAG GTAGAAGAGCTGAAGAGGAGCCTGGAGGAAGTGACTATGATGAGAGATACAGCTCCAGCGGCAGGAGGAAAGGAGTGGGCCACAAAAGCTCCTCCAGGAAAGACAGCAGTAGACACTATTAAGGTCGAGGACATTGAGGAAGACAGAAACCAGCCACCTGCGCAACCTAAAGTCAACGGTCACCATTGTCCAGTGGAGACCAATGGTCACCATGGTCCAAACAACACCCTCTCAGAGAAGATTTGCCTACAGAATGGCAACGAAAATCCTCCAGTTCATCAGACTCAGATGTCATTCTCCTCCTGCAATGCTTCCCCCTccactctccctccttcctctccttgtgCCTCGCCTGTTCTTGCCCAGCGTCCACCAGGCAGCCCAAGTCCTGGTAGCTACCAGTCTCCCTACCAGGCTGGGATCAACCAGCGCTTCCACGCTGCTCGTCACAGGTTCCAGGGAACCACTGACCCAGAACCTCAGTCCCAGGCCACACagcctgctcttcctctctcaccaaAGGAACTCTCCCCGGTGACCAGCACCTCCTCCCCAGAAGCCAGTCCAGTCAAGCAGATGGCCCGGAGCACAGTCACTCAAGTCCTGTCTCGTTTCACCACTGTCCAGCAGAGCGCCACCGCAAAGCTTGCGGCACCAAACAATTCACCCTTCGGTACAGACTACCGCAGCCTGGCTGCGCCCTTGTCTCCTGTCATCGGAAGGGCTGCAGCAGTACTTCCACAGGGCATCAGATCACCCACCATCCCCAGGGCAGATAGGGGCAATCCTCCACCCATCCCCCCTAAGAAGCCCGGTCTGGCCCAGGCCCCTCCCTCCCCGGCTGCGGTGCCCAGATCTGCCAGCCATTTCTCCGACAGCCCACTCTCAGGCAGCTGTGGCCTCACCTCCGGCCAGGAGGGAGTCAAAGAACTGGACATGGTGGTTTCATCTAATTAA